A window from Sus scrofa isolate TJ Tabasco breed Duroc chromosome 2, Sscrofa11.1, whole genome shotgun sequence encodes these proteins:
- the SHC2 gene encoding SHC-transforming protein 2, producing the protein MTQGPGGRAPPAPPAPPEPEAPTTFCALLPRMPQWKFAAPAGFLGRGPAAARAAGSAGSTDPEPEPEPADSAGVPALAAAVLGACEPRCAAPCPLPALSRCRAAGTRGPRGARGVAGPPDAAADEWIRKGSFIHKPAHGWLHPDARVLGPGVSYIVRYMGCIEVLRSMRSLDFSTRTQVTREAINRLHEAVPGVRGSWKKKAPNKALASILGKSNLRFAGMSIAVSISIDGLNLSVPATRQIIANHHMQSISFASGGDTDMADYVAYVAKDPINQRACHILECCEGLAQSVISTVGQAFELRFKQYLHSPPKVVVPPERLTGLEDSAWGDEEETEHNYYNSVPGKEPPLGGLLDSRLALTQPCALGALSQGASPARRDTRGLQWDMGPSVPAPPGDGYVQADARGPRDYEDHLYVNTQGLDGPEGLQAEDSPKKDLFDMRPFEDALRLHECSMAAGTAAAPLPVEDQWPSPPTRRAPIAPTEEQLRQEPWYHGQMSRRAAEKLLRADGDFLVRDSVTNPGQYVLTGMHAGQPKHLLLVDPEGVVRTKDVLFESISHLIDYHLQNGQPIVAAESELHLRGVVKREP; encoded by the exons ATGACGCAGGGTCCGGGCGGGCGCGCGCCCCCCGCGCCCCCTGCACCCCCCGAGCCCGAGGCGCCCACCACCTTCTGCGCGCTGCTGCCGCGCATGCCGCAGTGGAAGTTCGCCGCCCCTGCCGGGTTCCTGGGCCGCGGCCCCGCAGCGGCGCGTGCAGCGGGGAGCGCGGGGTCCACTGACCCCGAGCCTGAGCCCGAGCCGGCCGACTCGGCCGGCGTCCCGGCGCTGGCAGCCGCGGTCCTGGGTGCTTGCGAGCCGCGCTGCGCGgcgccctgccccctgcctgctcTCAGCCGCTGCCGGGCCGCCGGTACTCGGGGGCCACGGGGCGCGCGGGGAGTGGCCGGGCCCCCGGACGCCGCCGCGGACGAGTGGATCCGCAAGGGCAGCTTCATCCACAAGCCGGCGCACGGCTGGCTACACCCAGACGCCAGGGTCTTGGGGCCCGGGGTCTCCTACATCGTTCGG TACATGGGCTGCATCGAAGTCCTTCGCTCCATGCGCTCCCTGGACTTCAGCACTCGCACCCAGGTCACCAG GGAAGCCATCAACCGGCTCCATGAGGCCGTGCCTGGAGTCCGGGGCTCCTGGAAGAAGAAG GCCCCCAACAAAGCGCTGGCCTCCATCCTGGGCAAGAGCAATCTGCGCTTCGCGGGAATGAGCATTGCGGTCAGCATCTCCATTGATGGCCTCAACCTCTCGGTGCCGGCCACACGCCAG ATCATCGCCAACCACCACATGCAGTCCATCTCCTTCGCGTCAGGTGGTGACACG gacATGGCGGACTACGTGGCCTATGTGGCCAAGGACCCCATCAACCAGAGAG CCTGCCACATTCTGGAGTGCTGCGAGGGCCTCGCCCAGAGCGTCATCAGCACCGTGGGCCAAGCCTTCGAGCTGCGCTTCAAACAGTACCTGCACAGCCCCCCCAAGGTGGTCGTCCCCCCGGAAAG GCTGACGGGGCTGGAGGACTCAGCCTGGGGGGACGAGGAGGAGACCGAACACAACTACTACAACAGCGTCCCTGGGAAGGAGCCACCCCTGGGCGGGCTGCTGGACTCCAGGCTGGCCCTCACACAGCCCTGTGCCCTTGGGGCCCTCAGCCAG GGAGCATCTCCTGCTCGAAGAGACACCCGTGGCCTACAGTGGGATATGGGGCCCTCAG TCCCAGCCCCGCCGGGGGACGGCTACGTGCAGGCGGATGCCCGTGGCCCCCGAGACTACGAGGACCACCTGTATGTCAACACTCAGGGTCTGGATGGCCCCGAGGGCCTGCAGGCCGAGGACAGCCCCAAGAAGGACCTGTTCGATATGC GACCCTTCGAGGATGCCCTGAGGCTGCACGAATGCTCCATGGCTGCAGGTACCGCAGCAGCGCCCCTTCCGGTGGAAGACCAGTGGCCCAGCCCCCCTACGCGCCGGGCCCCCATTGCCCCCACCGAGGAGCAGCTTCGGCAGGAGCCTTGGTACCACGGCCAAATGAGCCGGCGGGCGGCGGAGAAATTGCTTCGAGCCGATGGGGATTTCCTCGTCCGCGACAGCGTCACTAACCCCGGACAGTATGTCCTCACCGGCATGCACGCTGGGCAGCCCAAGCACCTGCTGCTTGTGGACCCTGAGGGCGTG GTGCGGACAAAGGACGTGCTGTTTGAGAGTATCAGTCACCTGATCGACTATCACCTGCAGAATGGGCAGCCCATTGTGGCCGCGGAGAGTGAGCTGCACCTGCGGGGTGTGGTCAAGCGGGAGCCCTGA